One genomic region from Deinococcus cellulosilyticus NBRC 106333 = KACC 11606 encodes:
- a CDS encoding branched-chain amino acid ABC transporter substrate-binding protein: MRAKVLGVAVLAGLALGSANAATVVKIATLSPLSGPVANIGEQINLGAKLAVSEKAKYFLDKYGIDLQVSSNDDQATASVGVAAAKKIATDRNVLAIVGTLNSSVVTPVSEAVKSYNLAIVSPANTATTVTDRGLPNMNRICARDDAQGAAGADYLAKTLKVKTVYVVHDKTTYGEGLATEVKKGLEAQGVRVVFEGTDEKSNFAPLVTKVSAINPDAVYYGGLASTGGALFVKQLREAGVKSAYMGGDGLDDSELQKQAGDAAKGVLFTTAAASVDVVPAAKKMEDNFKKTFKKEMLGYGLMSYDAANVVLAGIEKAIKDNKLKKGKAPTRAQVMKAIRGVKVNTLSGTVEFNSVGDRKAGYLYIAKVQDNLDLKVIGQVAVKAPKP; the protein is encoded by the coding sequence ATGCGTGCAAAAGTTTTAGGTGTAGCTGTACTTGCAGGTCTGGCCCTGGGCAGTGCCAATGCTGCCACAGTCGTGAAAATCGCCACCCTCAGCCCCCTCTCGGGACCTGTGGCCAACATCGGTGAACAGATCAACCTGGGCGCCAAACTGGCTGTGAGCGAAAAAGCCAAGTACTTCCTGGACAAATACGGCATCGACCTGCAGGTGAGCAGCAACGATGACCAGGCCACCGCCTCCGTGGGTGTGGCTGCGGCCAAGAAGATCGCCACCGACCGCAACGTGCTGGCCATTGTGGGAACCCTGAACTCCAGCGTGGTGACTCCTGTCTCCGAAGCAGTGAAGTCCTACAACCTGGCGATCGTCTCCCCCGCCAACACCGCAACCACCGTCACCGACCGTGGTCTGCCCAACATGAACCGCATCTGCGCCCGTGACGACGCTCAGGGTGCTGCAGGCGCCGACTACCTCGCCAAGACCCTGAAAGTCAAGACCGTGTACGTGGTGCACGACAAGACCACCTACGGTGAAGGTCTGGCCACCGAAGTGAAAAAAGGCCTTGAAGCCCAGGGTGTGCGTGTGGTCTTCGAAGGCACCGACGAGAAGAGCAACTTCGCTCCCCTCGTGACCAAGGTGTCTGCCATCAACCCTGACGCTGTGTACTACGGCGGTCTGGCTTCCACCGGTGGCGCACTGTTCGTCAAGCAACTGCGTGAAGCAGGCGTGAAGTCTGCCTACATGGGCGGCGACGGCCTGGACGACAGCGAACTGCAGAAGCAGGCTGGCGACGCTGCCAAGGGTGTGCTGTTCACCACCGCTGCTGCTTCCGTTGACGTGGTGCCCGCTGCCAAGAAGATGGAAGACAACTTCAAGAAAACCTTCAAGAAGGAAATGCTGGGCTACGGCCTGATGTCCTATGATGCTGCCAACGTGGTGCTTGCTGGCATCGAGAAAGCCATCAAGGACAACAAGCTGAAGAAAGGCAAAGCTCCCACCCGCGCCCAGGTCATGAAGGCCATCCGTGGCGTGAAGGTGAACACCCTCTCCGGCACCGTGGAATTCAACAGCGTGGGTGACCGCAAAGCGGGCTACCTGTACATCGCCAAAGTTCAGGACAACCTGGACCTCAAGGTGATTGGCCAGGTTGCCGTCAAAGCACCCAAACCCTGA
- a CDS encoding ABC transporter permease, translating to MTAYILRRLFRMLTVLIGVTIVVFGFVRLIPGDPAVVMLGERANPQVVEAFRERLGLNKPIFINVQNPMDTQFFRFAGQLSKGDLGAGIKSQIPVSDELKARFPATVELSIGALIFALVIGLPAGIIAALNRNKPLDNVAMTVSLIGVSMPVFWLGLILVYLFAVTLPWLPPSGRMDPSINFDSITGMNVLDSLLRGRMDGFLSGIQHLILPSIALGTIPMAIIARITRSSMLEVLSQDYVRTATAKGLNHRTVVLKHALRNAMLPVVTVIGLQVGLLLGGAILTETIFSWPGIGSWLAQGIFERDYPVIQGGIIFGALVISVVNLLVDVSYAYLDPRIHYS from the coding sequence TTGACCGCGTATATTCTTCGCAGACTGTTTCGCATGCTCACCGTGTTGATCGGGGTAACCATTGTGGTGTTCGGGTTTGTGCGCCTGATCCCCGGTGACCCTGCCGTGGTGATGCTGGGAGAGCGGGCCAACCCCCAGGTGGTGGAGGCCTTCCGGGAACGTCTGGGCCTCAACAAACCCATTTTCATCAACGTTCAGAACCCCATGGACACCCAGTTTTTCAGATTTGCGGGTCAGCTCAGCAAAGGGGACCTCGGAGCAGGCATCAAGAGCCAGATTCCAGTGTCTGATGAACTGAAAGCCCGCTTTCCTGCCACAGTGGAACTGTCGATTGGTGCTCTGATTTTTGCGCTGGTGATTGGTCTTCCTGCAGGGATCATTGCGGCACTGAACCGCAACAAACCGCTGGACAACGTTGCCATGACCGTCAGCCTGATCGGGGTCAGCATGCCAGTCTTCTGGCTGGGTCTGATTCTGGTGTACCTCTTTGCCGTCACCCTGCCCTGGCTGCCCCCCAGCGGTCGCATGGACCCCAGCATCAACTTTGACAGCATTACCGGTATGAATGTGCTGGACAGCCTGCTCAGGGGGCGCATGGATGGTTTTCTCAGTGGCATCCAGCACCTGATTCTGCCTTCCATTGCCCTGGGCACCATTCCGATGGCGATCATTGCCCGCATCACCCGTTCCAGCATGCTGGAGGTGCTCAGTCAGGATTACGTGCGCACCGCCACCGCCAAGGGCCTCAACCACCGCACCGTGGTGCTCAAGCACGCCCTGAGAAATGCCATGCTGCCTGTGGTCACCGTGATCGGTCTGCAGGTGGGTCTGCTGCTTGGTGGGGCCATCCTGACCGAGACCATCTTCTCCTGGCCAGGCATCGGTTCCTGGCTGGCCCAGGGCATCTTTGAACGCGATTACCCGGTGATCCAGGGAGGCATCATCTTCGGAGCCCTGGTGATTTCTGTGGTGAACCTGCTGGTGGACGTCAGCTACGCCTACCTCGACCCCAGGATTCACTACTCGTGA
- a CDS encoding ABC transporter substrate-binding protein: protein MKRLAISAALALSSAAFAAGGTLVYGSGGQPVSLESGNITDGNSIIVQRQIYDTLVDFADGSTKAIPGLATRWTSNKDATEWTFTLRKNVKFHDGTPFNADAVIFNVNRWWDPKFEHGYRDSGKTYEIWGQLMGGYKGEAAGFLKSVTKVNDYSVKFTLTSPVTVFPDLIGSGYFGIASPTAIKAQGAKYGTPASKPVGTGPFTFDSWKTGDRIVVKANPSYWDAKAQVDEVVFRFITDRNQRLNELRAGTIDFTSDLDPQAAKSMKNDAKVDAVLKPSFNVGFISLNVRNEYLKNAKVRQAISMAFDKKAIVEEFWGDIGVSNASFLPPVLSWANSKKVPADYKYDPAAAKKLLAEAGYPNGFSLDFWYMPVSRPYFPSPKDIAEAVAAELSGIGIKVNLKTKDWAQYLQDRNTAPYFDIYMIGWTGDYGDPDNFYSAYYGPSASDDSGYNPKDLADLLEQGKAAKGQSAKAKIYAKIHEITYNAYVRIPVVHSQPLAGKAKYVKGWVPSPLGSEAFNKITIDGKK, encoded by the coding sequence ATGAAGCGACTCGCCATTTCTGCCGCTCTCGCTCTCTCCAGCGCTGCTTTTGCTGCTGGTGGGACCCTGGTGTATGGTTCCGGTGGACAGCCCGTCAGTCTGGAATCCGGCAACATCACCGACGGCAACAGCATCATCGTGCAGCGCCAGATTTATGACACCCTGGTGGATTTTGCCGACGGCAGCACCAAAGCCATCCCTGGCCTCGCCACCCGCTGGACCTCCAACAAGGACGCCACCGAATGGACCTTCACCCTGCGCAAAAACGTGAAGTTCCACGACGGCACCCCCTTCAATGCCGATGCGGTGATCTTCAACGTCAACCGCTGGTGGGACCCCAAATTCGAGCATGGCTACCGCGACAGCGGCAAGACCTACGAAATCTGGGGCCAGCTCATGGGCGGCTACAAGGGTGAGGCTGCAGGTTTCCTGAAGAGCGTCACCAAGGTGAACGACTACAGCGTCAAGTTCACCCTGACCAGCCCCGTGACCGTGTTCCCCGACCTGATCGGCTCTGGTTACTTCGGCATTGCCAGCCCCACCGCCATCAAGGCCCAGGGCGCAAAATACGGCACCCCTGCCTCCAAGCCTGTGGGCACCGGTCCTTTCACCTTCGACAGCTGGAAAACCGGTGACCGCATTGTGGTCAAGGCCAACCCCAGCTACTGGGATGCCAAGGCCCAGGTGGACGAAGTGGTCTTCCGCTTCATCACCGACCGCAACCAGCGCCTCAACGAGCTGCGTGCAGGCACCATCGATTTCACCTCTGACCTCGATCCTCAGGCCGCCAAGAGCATGAAGAACGACGCCAAAGTGGACGCTGTACTGAAACCCTCCTTCAACGTTGGCTTCATCAGCCTGAACGTGCGCAACGAATACCTGAAGAACGCCAAGGTTCGTCAGGCGATCAGCATGGCCTTCGACAAGAAAGCCATTGTGGAAGAGTTCTGGGGCGACATCGGTGTTTCCAACGCCAGCTTCCTGCCCCCTGTGCTGAGCTGGGCCAACAGCAAGAAAGTGCCTGCCGATTACAAGTACGATCCCGCTGCTGCCAAGAAGCTCCTCGCCGAAGCCGGTTACCCCAACGGATTCAGCCTCGACTTCTGGTACATGCCCGTTTCCCGTCCTTACTTCCCCAGCCCCAAAGACATCGCTGAAGCCGTGGCTGCAGAGCTCTCCGGCATCGGCATCAAGGTCAACCTGAAGACCAAGGACTGGGCCCAGTACCTGCAGGACCGCAACACCGCGCCTTACTTCGACATCTACATGATCGGCTGGACCGGTGACTACGGCGACCCTGACAACTTCTACAGCGCCTACTACGGCCCCTCTGCCAGCGATGACTCCGGGTACAACCCCAAAGACCTCGCTGACCTGCTCGAACAGGGCAAGGCCGCCAAAGGCCAGAGCGCCAAGGCCAAAATCTACGCCAAGATCCACGAGATCACCTACAACGCCTACGTGCGTATCCCCGTGGTGCACAGCCAGCCCCTCGCAGGCAAGGCCAAGTACGTGAAGGGTTGGGTGCCCAGCCCCCTCGGCTCCGAAGCCTTCAACAAGATCACCATCGACGGCAAGAAGTAA